A portion of the Meiothermus sp. CFH 77666 genome contains these proteins:
- the infB gene encoding translation initiation factor IF-2, which produces MAKIRIYQLAKELSMTNDELLKILDEMGVAYKSHASTLEEDTASAVKELIGEQRVAEAARKAEEARKAIPHRPPVVVIMGHVDHGKTSLLDYLRKSRIAEKEAGGITQHVGAFEVKTKGGTVVFIDTPGHEAFTTIRQRGARVADIAVIVVAATEGVMPQTKEAIAHAKASGAKIIFAANKMDLPGADINKVYQDLMQLGMVPVAYGGDVEVLPISAKTGQGIEDLLETILLIAELEDLRADPKAEAQGVILEARVDKQAGVLVSLLVQQGTLKIGDYVVAGEHWGKIRAMSDAEGARRSEAGPGSAVQVLGFSDLPVAGDAFTWVPDQVAAKEITEERIEERKARQVAPEQGRARNLADLMRSMHEAEQKEINLILRTDTQGSLEAIQNILARESSEEVKIHVLLAGVGAPSESDVLLASTANGAILSFNVNPGGSVRKMAEQKGVPLQSFRIIYELIDEIRKMIKGQREPVFKEEILGTAEVRAIFKLSRGTIAGCMVTSGKITRNADMRVLRKGKEIWKGKIEGLKRLKDDVREVAQGFECGIMLDGFTDFQEGDILEASQQVEVATD; this is translated from the coding sequence ATGGCCAAAATCAGAATCTATCAGCTCGCTAAAGAGCTAAGCATGACCAACGACGAGTTGCTGAAAATCCTCGACGAGATGGGGGTGGCCTACAAATCTCATGCCAGCACCCTCGAGGAAGACACCGCGAGCGCCGTCAAGGAACTGATTGGTGAACAGAGAGTGGCCGAAGCAGCCCGAAAGGCTGAGGAAGCCCGCAAAGCCATTCCCCACCGCCCACCGGTGGTGGTGATTATGGGGCATGTAGATCACGGCAAGACCAGCTTGCTGGACTACCTGCGTAAAAGCCGCATAGCCGAGAAAGAAGCGGGCGGCATCACCCAGCATGTGGGAGCTTTTGAGGTTAAGACGAAGGGGGGTACGGTGGTGTTCATCGACACCCCCGGCCACGAGGCCTTCACCACCATTCGGCAGCGGGGGGCCAGGGTAGCCGATATTGCGGTTATTGTAGTGGCTGCGACCGAGGGGGTCATGCCCCAGACCAAGGAGGCTATTGCCCACGCAAAGGCTTCTGGGGCGAAAATTATCTTTGCCGCCAATAAAATGGATCTGCCGGGTGCAGACATCAATAAGGTCTACCAGGACTTGATGCAACTCGGGATGGTGCCGGTGGCTTACGGGGGCGATGTGGAAGTGCTACCCATATCGGCCAAGACCGGCCAGGGCATCGAGGATTTGCTCGAGACCATCTTGCTCATAGCCGAACTCGAGGATCTGCGGGCCGACCCCAAAGCCGAGGCCCAGGGGGTGATCCTGGAAGCGCGGGTGGACAAGCAAGCCGGGGTGCTGGTGAGCCTCCTGGTACAGCAAGGCACCCTCAAGATTGGCGATTATGTGGTGGCCGGTGAACACTGGGGCAAGATCCGGGCCATGTCCGACGCCGAGGGTGCCCGGCGCAGCGAGGCCGGGCCCGGCAGCGCAGTGCAGGTGCTGGGCTTTTCGGATTTGCCGGTAGCCGGTGACGCCTTCACCTGGGTGCCCGACCAGGTAGCCGCCAAGGAAATTACGGAGGAGCGCATTGAAGAGCGCAAGGCCCGCCAGGTAGCACCAGAGCAGGGCCGGGCCCGCAACCTGGCCGACCTGATGCGCTCCATGCACGAAGCCGAGCAGAAAGAAATCAACCTGATCCTGCGTACCGACACCCAGGGTTCCCTCGAGGCCATCCAGAACATCCTGGCCCGGGAGTCCAGCGAAGAAGTCAAGATTCACGTCTTGCTGGCCGGGGTCGGGGCTCCTAGCGAATCGGATGTGCTGCTGGCCTCTACCGCCAACGGTGCTATCCTCTCCTTCAACGTCAACCCCGGCGGCTCGGTTCGGAAAATGGCCGAGCAAAAAGGGGTACCGCTGCAATCCTTCCGCATCATTTACGAGCTGATTGACGAGATTCGCAAGATGATCAAAGGGCAGCGCGAACCGGTGTTCAAGGAAGAAATCCTCGGTACCGCCGAGGTGCGGGCCATCTTCAAGCTCTCGCGGGGCACCATTGCGGGCTGCATGGTCACCTCGGGCAAAATTACCCGCAACGCCGATATGCGGGTCTTGCGCAAAGGTAAGGAAATCTGGAAGGGCAAGATTGAGGGTCTCAAACGGCTCAAGGACGATGTGCGCGAGGTGGCCCAGGGCTTCGAGTGCGGCATTATGCTGGATGGCTTTACCGATTTCCAGGAGGGCGATATCCTCGAGGCTAGCCAGCAGGTCGAAGTGGCAACGGACTAA
- a CDS encoding YlxR family protein, which translates to MSKARHIPIRQCIACRERRPKRELLRIVLTEAGPILDPTGRKPGRGAYVCPDKPECWAEKKLRRFAGARARELSQALQIVLGRVDSQASQVGKPST; encoded by the coding sequence GTGTCAAAGGCCAGGCACATCCCCATACGCCAGTGCATCGCCTGCCGAGAGCGCAGGCCCAAGCGTGAGTTGTTGCGGATTGTGCTAACCGAGGCAGGCCCCATCCTCGACCCCACCGGGCGCAAACCAGGGCGCGGTGCGTATGTATGCCCCGACAAACCGGAGTGCTGGGCCGAAAAAAAGCTGCGTCGCTTTGCCGGGGCCAGGGCCCGGGAACTTTCGCAGGCCTTACAAATTGTTCTTGGAAGGGTGGATAGTCAGGCATCACAGGTCGGCAAACCTTCGACCTGA
- the nusA gene encoding transcription termination factor NusA — protein MNKDFVDALSQVALERGVTAEELISNFEEALRLAYLRQKGFRPKEVEEEGKGPIVEVHLDTQEGSLEVLEIRRVVETVQDPDKEIDLTTAQQYDPEVAVGEEMEFPVDPEEFSRIAVQIAKQVLTQRLKEAERTRVHNEYKDKEGEVVTGSVARVDNRGNVYVELGRGEALMPPKEQIPTERYHPGQRIKVYLKQVQRSSKGPSLVVSRAHEELLRYLLRQEVPEIAEGIVEVKAVAREPGSRSKVAVMSHNPNVDPIGACIGHKGQRIQAVSAELGRERVDIIQWSPNPKEFIRNALSPATVGEITILTTEDGKNRASVVVPKDQHSLAIGKAGQNVRLASRLTGYEIDFEEAEEITDLDAALLKAAEKEEGVKVSQDAKSRFESLFKDGE, from the coding sequence GTGAACAAAGATTTCGTAGACGCCCTTTCCCAGGTAGCCCTCGAGCGCGGGGTCACCGCCGAAGAACTCATCTCCAACTTCGAAGAAGCCCTGCGGCTGGCCTACCTGCGGCAGAAGGGTTTTCGCCCAAAAGAAGTAGAAGAAGAAGGCAAAGGCCCCATAGTGGAGGTGCACCTGGACACCCAGGAAGGCAGCCTCGAGGTGCTGGAAATCCGCCGGGTGGTGGAAACCGTTCAGGATCCCGACAAGGAGATTGACCTGACCACCGCGCAACAGTACGACCCCGAGGTGGCCGTAGGCGAAGAGATGGAGTTCCCGGTAGACCCCGAGGAATTCAGCCGCATTGCGGTACAGATCGCCAAGCAGGTGCTTACCCAGCGCCTCAAGGAAGCCGAGCGTACCCGCGTTCACAACGAATACAAAGACAAAGAGGGCGAGGTGGTAACCGGTAGCGTGGCCCGGGTGGACAACCGGGGCAACGTGTATGTAGAGCTGGGGCGCGGCGAGGCCCTGATGCCCCCAAAAGAGCAGATTCCCACTGAGCGCTACCACCCAGGCCAGCGCATCAAGGTCTATCTCAAGCAGGTGCAGCGCTCGTCCAAGGGCCCCAGTCTGGTGGTCTCCCGCGCCCACGAAGAACTGCTGCGCTACCTGCTGCGCCAGGAGGTGCCCGAGATTGCCGAGGGCATCGTGGAGGTCAAGGCAGTGGCCCGCGAACCTGGCAGCCGCTCCAAGGTAGCGGTGATGAGCCACAACCCCAACGTGGATCCCATCGGGGCCTGCATCGGACACAAGGGCCAGCGCATCCAGGCGGTGTCGGCAGAGCTGGGCCGGGAGCGGGTGGACATTATCCAGTGGAGCCCGAACCCCAAAGAGTTCATCCGCAACGCGCTTTCGCCTGCCACAGTTGGCGAAATCACCATTCTGACCACAGAAGACGGTAAAAATCGCGCCAGCGTCGTTGTTCCCAAGGATCAGCACTCACTGGCCATTGGCAAGGCCGGTCAGAACGTGCGTCTGGCTTCCAGGCTCACCGGCTACGAAATTGACTTTGAGGAAGCCGAGGAAATCACCGACCTTGATGCAGCCCTGCTCAAAGCCGCCGAAAAGGAAGAGGGTGTCAAGGTTTCGCAAGACGCCAAGAGCCGCTTCGAGAGCCTGTTCAAGGATGGCGAGTAG
- the rimP gene encoding ribosome maturation factor RimP, protein MVSSGVPQWDQLAESVLSPLGYDVLEASLKGGKNRVLLVRIERKDEIPISVSDLERANRALGARLDQLEALLPEHYLLQVESPGADRPLFTARHFERFVGLKVKVRSPEGNFTGRVGPVRGDMVEFVLEHDQTRTLKLGTFKAHLAEWPDKPR, encoded by the coding sequence ATTGTCAGCAGTGGCGTCCCCCAGTGGGATCAACTGGCCGAAAGCGTCCTGTCGCCACTCGGCTACGATGTGCTCGAGGCCAGCCTCAAGGGTGGCAAGAACCGGGTGCTGCTGGTGCGCATCGAGCGCAAGGATGAAATACCCATCTCGGTCTCGGATCTGGAACGGGCCAACCGTGCCCTGGGAGCCCGGCTGGATCAGCTCGAGGCCCTCTTGCCTGAGCATTACCTGCTACAGGTGGAGTCACCCGGCGCCGACCGCCCACTCTTCACCGCCCGGCATTTTGAGCGCTTTGTGGGACTCAAGGTAAAGGTGCGTAGCCCTGAAGGCAACTTTACCGGGCGGGTGGGGCCGGTCAGGGGCGATATGGTGGAGTTTGTGCTCGAGCATGACCAGACCCGCACCCTAAAGCTCGGCACCTTCAAGGCCCATCTGGCGGAGTGGCCGGATAAACCAAGGTGA
- a CDS encoding ABC transporter ATP-binding protein codes for MEPTLFRSRRDRKLGENVAVRLEGVTKRFGEHKAVDNVSLEIRDGEFFSLLGPSGCGKTTLLRMIAGFDTPDEGRVIIGGKDMTEVPPYLRPVNTVFQNYALFPHMTVEQNIAFGLRMKKMPRDEIARRVQWALELINLPGYEKRRTDQMSGGQRQRIALARALVNEPEVLLLDEPLSALDLKLRQELRVDLMNLQERLGITFIFVTHDQEEALVMSDRIAVMNKGRIEQLGPTEEIYELPKTAFVAKFIGDSNLIPAQALEPRKVRTPIGEFVLDDEDALTPGQEVLLSVRPEKIRLFREKPNLPNVFRAKVDDIIYTGSENQYVLLADGQRLMCETLNQDIQEPGHEEFTYDEEVWVALTPEKLVVIQGGVEGSNPYA; via the coding sequence GTGGAACCCACCTTATTCCGCAGCCGACGCGACCGGAAGTTGGGCGAGAATGTTGCCGTGCGCCTCGAGGGCGTCACCAAGCGCTTTGGCGAGCACAAAGCGGTAGACAACGTGAGCCTTGAAATTCGAGACGGCGAGTTTTTTAGCCTGCTGGGGCCTTCGGGCTGCGGCAAGACTACCCTGCTGCGCATGATTGCGGGCTTCGATACCCCGGATGAAGGCCGGGTCATCATTGGCGGCAAGGACATGACCGAAGTGCCGCCCTATCTGCGCCCGGTCAACACGGTTTTTCAGAATTATGCTCTCTTCCCCCACATGACGGTGGAACAGAACATCGCGTTTGGATTGCGTATGAAGAAAATGCCCCGCGACGAGATTGCCCGTCGGGTACAGTGGGCCCTGGAGCTTATCAACCTACCGGGCTACGAAAAACGCCGCACCGACCAGATGTCGGGGGGGCAGCGTCAGCGCATTGCCCTGGCCCGGGCCCTGGTCAACGAGCCGGAAGTTTTGCTGCTCGACGAGCCGCTCTCGGCCCTCGACCTCAAACTGCGCCAGGAGCTGCGGGTAGACCTGATGAACCTGCAAGAGCGCCTTGGCATCACCTTTATTTTCGTCACCCACGACCAGGAAGAGGCCCTGGTGATGTCGGATCGCATTGCGGTCATGAACAAGGGTCGCATTGAGCAGCTCGGCCCCACCGAGGAGATTTACGAGCTTCCCAAAACCGCTTTCGTGGCCAAGTTTATCGGCGACTCCAACCTGATTCCGGCCCAGGCTCTGGAGCCGCGCAAGGTGCGTACCCCCATTGGCGAGTTTGTCCTCGACGACGAGGACGCCCTTACCCCAGGCCAGGAGGTGCTGCTTTCAGTGCGGCCCGAGAAAATACGGCTTTTTCGGGAGAAGCCCAACCTGCCCAACGTATTCCGGGCCAAGGTAGACGACATCATCTACACCGGCTCGGAGAACCAGTACGTGCTGCTTGCCGACGGCCAACGGCTGATGTGCGAGACCCTCAACCAGGACATTCAGGAGCCCGGCCACGAGGAGTTTACCTACGACGAGGAAGTCTGGGTGGCGCTCACCCCCGAAAAACTGGTGGTCATTCAAGGTGGGGTGGAAGGGAGTAACCCCTATGCGTGA
- a CDS encoding ABC transporter permease, whose product MREAATPWERLRQVLLTIGPGAFWLGLFVLIPTLIMLVASLMSRGSLGQLVPPLGLHNYLRFFSDPLFVEIIGRSLWIGFWSTVFIMLLGYPLAFYIAQSRHKEVLLLLVVIPFFTNFLIRVYAWIVVFQKEGLLNGLITAFGLPPAELLPSTLAVYVATVYTYLPFFVLPLYAAVERIDWSQLEAAYDLGARPIRAFWEAIFPQTVPGLFAGFLLVFIPAVGTFVIADLLGGGKVTLIGNLIQLQFGSAQNWAFGSAASMVLMAMVLLGLWLYARTQGERGLDKLV is encoded by the coding sequence ATGCGTGAGGCTGCAACCCCTTGGGAGCGCCTGCGCCAGGTGCTCCTGACCATTGGGCCAGGGGCTTTTTGGTTGGGGCTGTTTGTCCTGATTCCCACGCTCATCATGCTGGTGGCCTCGCTGATGAGCCGGGGCAGCCTGGGCCAGTTGGTGCCGCCCTTGGGCCTGCACAACTACCTGCGCTTTTTCTCCGACCCCCTGTTTGTTGAGATTATCGGTCGCAGCCTGTGGATCGGCTTCTGGTCTACGGTTTTTATCATGCTGCTGGGTTATCCGCTGGCCTTTTACATTGCCCAGAGCCGCCACAAGGAGGTTTTGCTTCTGCTGGTGGTGATTCCCTTCTTCACCAACTTTCTGATTCGGGTGTATGCCTGGATTGTGGTTTTTCAGAAAGAAGGCCTGCTCAATGGCCTGATCACAGCTTTTGGGCTCCCGCCTGCCGAACTGCTACCCTCCACACTGGCGGTGTATGTGGCAACGGTTTATACCTACCTGCCCTTTTTTGTGCTGCCGTTGTATGCCGCTGTCGAGCGGATTGACTGGAGCCAGCTCGAGGCCGCCTACGACCTCGGGGCCCGGCCCATCCGGGCCTTCTGGGAGGCCATCTTCCCCCAGACGGTGCCGGGTTTGTTTGCGGGCTTTTTGCTGGTGTTTATCCCGGCGGTGGGTACCTTCGTGATTGCCGACCTGCTGGGCGGGGGCAAGGTCACGCTCATCGGCAACCTGATTCAGCTCCAGTTTGGTTCTGCACAGAACTGGGCTTTTGGCAGCGCGGCCAGCATGGTGCTGATGGCCATGGTGCTGCTGGGTTTGTGGCTTTACGCCCGTACCCAGGGCGAAAGGGGGCTGGACAAACTGGTATGA
- a CDS encoding ABC transporter permease: MKRLLSFHAWLVFAFLYLPIVVIVALSFNKSRFGVRFTGFTFDWYIRLFSNERILEYLTNTLIVAVVSTVVSTILGTLLAVGLVRYQFRLQTALRYLLYVPVVVPDVVMGISLLLLFDVVRDAIGWPRLSLFTIILAHISFQIAYVTLVVRARLMLLDPTLEEAAKDLGATPWLTFREVTLPLIMPGVVSGALLAFSLSLDDFVVTFFTAGPGSTTLPLYIYSSVKLGVSPEIHALSTLMVGITILVLLLGTLFWRKRA, translated from the coding sequence TTGAAGCGATTGCTCTCCTTTCACGCCTGGCTGGTGTTTGCCTTTTTGTATCTGCCGATTGTGGTCATCGTGGCGCTTTCGTTCAACAAAAGCCGCTTTGGAGTTCGGTTTACGGGCTTCACCTTCGACTGGTATATCCGGCTTTTTAGCAACGAGCGCATTCTGGAGTACCTCACCAACACCCTGATTGTGGCGGTGGTTTCCACGGTCGTTTCGACCATTCTGGGTACCCTTCTGGCCGTGGGGCTGGTGCGCTACCAGTTTCGCCTGCAAACAGCCCTGCGCTACTTACTGTACGTGCCGGTGGTGGTGCCGGATGTGGTGATGGGCATCTCGCTCTTACTTTTATTTGATGTGGTGCGCGATGCCATCGGCTGGCCCCGGCTCTCGCTTTTTACCATCATCCTGGCCCATATCAGCTTTCAGATAGCCTACGTGACCCTGGTGGTGCGGGCCCGGCTGATGCTCTTGGATCCTACCCTGGAAGAGGCTGCCAAAGATCTGGGCGCTACCCCCTGGCTTACCTTCCGTGAGGTCACCCTGCCGCTCATTATGCCGGGGGTGGTCTCGGGGGCGCTGCTGGCTTTCAGTTTGTCGCTGGACGATTTCGTGGTGACCTTCTTTACGGCGGGCCCTGGCTCGACTACCCTGCCGCTTTACATTTACTCCTCAGTGAAGTTGGGTGTGAGCCCCGAGATTCACGCCCTATCTACCTTGATGGTGGGGATTACAATTTTGGTATTGCTTCTTGGGACACTGTTCTGGAGGAAACGGGCCTGA
- a CDS encoding spermidine/putrescine ABC transporter substrate-binding protein encodes MHRIWVVGLLALLVAGCGQQKKELRLLNWSDYMPREVLSEFEKREGVKVVEDTYDSPEAMLSKLQAGGDSEFDLLITPDYTVGTLARAGSLLELDKSKIPNLQNLDPQFADPAFDPGGKYSVVYQWGTTGLAYREDLVSGPVESWAVLFDPAKQVGRFLLLDEMREMIGAALKYKGESVNTTDPAKLAEVQALLLEAKRRSQGFAGGTSIRDRLIAGDIAVGPAYSGDILAAQSENPKLKYVIPVEGATLWTDNLVILKKSPNHELAHKFINFLLEPEIAAQISNSIGYATPVAAAMDKIEERDNPLIYPTEEKRARLELLADLGDQADAFNKVWSEVKSR; translated from the coding sequence GTGCACAGAATCTGGGTGGTCGGTTTACTGGCTTTGCTAGTAGCGGGCTGTGGGCAGCAGAAAAAGGAGCTTCGGCTGCTGAACTGGTCGGACTACATGCCCCGCGAGGTGCTGAGCGAGTTCGAAAAGCGCGAGGGGGTCAAGGTGGTGGAGGATACCTACGACTCCCCCGAAGCCATGCTCTCGAAGCTTCAGGCAGGCGGCGATAGTGAGTTCGACCTATTGATTACCCCCGACTACACGGTAGGCACGCTGGCCCGGGCTGGCAGCTTGCTGGAGCTGGACAAGAGCAAAATTCCCAACCTGCAGAACCTGGACCCGCAGTTCGCCGACCCTGCCTTTGACCCCGGTGGGAAGTACAGCGTGGTGTACCAGTGGGGTACTACTGGACTGGCCTACCGCGAAGACCTGGTGAGCGGGCCGGTGGAGAGCTGGGCGGTGCTCTTCGACCCCGCCAAGCAGGTTGGACGTTTCCTTCTGCTGGACGAAATGCGCGAGATGATAGGAGCGGCCCTGAAGTACAAGGGTGAGTCGGTGAACACCACCGACCCGGCCAAGCTGGCCGAGGTACAGGCGCTGCTCCTCGAGGCCAAGCGCCGCTCCCAGGGCTTTGCTGGGGGCACCAGCATTCGCGACCGCCTGATTGCTGGCGATATTGCGGTAGGGCCTGCTTATTCAGGGGATATCCTGGCAGCGCAGTCCGAGAACCCCAAGCTGAAGTATGTGATTCCGGTGGAAGGGGCTACGCTCTGGACGGACAACCTGGTGATACTCAAGAAAAGCCCCAATCACGAGCTGGCACACAAGTTCATCAACTTTTTGCTCGAGCCCGAAATTGCTGCACAAATCTCCAACTCGATTGGCTACGCCACCCCGGTAGCGGCTGCGATGGACAAAATCGAAGAGAGGGACAACCCTCTCATTTACCCCACAGAGGAGAAAAGAGCCCGCCTCGAGCTGCTGGCCGACCTGGGTGACCAGGCCGACGCGTTCAACAAAGTCTGGTCGGAAGTGAAGTCGCGCTAG
- a CDS encoding cytochrome c gives MRMLLGFLTLFSLALAQTGPQLYQQNCAFCHGENGQGRVGAFPPLAAHTTELIKTPEGRAHLINTLLFGMQGPVRVKGNTYNGVMPAFGQLTDEQIANVLNHILNAWGNDKLLPRDHRPITPAEVANARSVSSRPTPQQVGSNRTRINVP, from the coding sequence GTGAGAATGCTCCTGGGGTTCCTGACCCTCTTCAGCCTGGCGCTGGCCCAAACCGGGCCCCAGCTTTACCAGCAGAATTGCGCGTTCTGTCACGGTGAGAACGGTCAGGGGAGGGTGGGGGCCTTCCCGCCCCTGGCTGCCCATACCACCGAGCTGATCAAAACCCCCGAGGGCCGTGCACACCTGATCAACACCTTGCTTTTTGGCATGCAAGGCCCCGTTCGGGTCAAGGGCAATACCTATAACGGAGTCATGCCAGCATTTGGACAGCTTACCGATGAGCAAATTGCGAATGTGCTTAATCACATCCTCAATGCCTGGGGTAACGACAAGCTACTGCCGCGAGACCACCGGCCCATTACCCCTGCGGAGGTCGCCAACGCCCGCAGCGTCAGCAGCCGTCCAACCCCCCAACAAGTGGGCAGCAACCGCACCCGTATAAACGTCCCATAG
- a CDS encoding cytochrome c: protein MKHLLVALALMVSAAFAQSGPTLYQQCQGCHQPTGAGIPGVFPPLAGHVPEILAAQGGRAWLIQVLLWGMSGEISVKGAKYNGVMPGYKQLSDADIAALLNHISTQWGNKFPAGQRPFTAAEVQAQRAKTMTAAQVNAARKALGLK, encoded by the coding sequence ATGAAACATCTTCTTGTGGCGTTGGCTCTGATGGTCTCTGCTGCGTTTGCACAAAGTGGGCCTACCCTGTACCAGCAGTGCCAGGGTTGCCACCAGCCCACCGGGGCGGGCATACCGGGGGTCTTTCCCCCGCTGGCCGGGCATGTTCCCGAGATTCTGGCCGCCCAGGGGGGGCGGGCCTGGCTTATCCAGGTACTCCTGTGGGGCATGAGCGGTGAAATTAGCGTAAAGGGGGCAAAATACAATGGGGTTATGCCGGGCTACAAGCAACTGAGCGATGCTGACATTGCCGCCCTACTGAACCATATCTCGACCCAGTGGGGCAACAAGTTCCCCGCAGGCCAGCGGCCCTTCACCGCCGCCGAGGTACAGGCGCAAAGGGCCAAGACCATGACGGCAGCCCAGGTCAACGCAGCCCGTAAGGCGCTCGGACTGAAGTAA
- a CDS encoding helix-turn-helix transcriptional regulator, translated as MKGEANQKLSTTDWAVLAALLEQPSHGFRIAALFAPEGELGEIWRIQRTQVYRALEHLEAGGLVEAVRQEEGDAGPPRTLFAATSSGQTSALRWLHTPVTQLRYGRSDLRLKIAFLMRLGYDLTPLLEAQKGVFSEILDNLQPQRAEGIHLVSVLWRMEMAKAGLRFIEQLQARNVALSK; from the coding sequence GTGAAGGGCGAGGCGAACCAGAAGCTTTCAACCACCGATTGGGCCGTTCTGGCGGCTTTGCTCGAGCAGCCCTCGCACGGGTTTCGCATTGCGGCGTTATTTGCCCCGGAGGGCGAACTGGGGGAAATCTGGCGCATCCAGCGCACCCAGGTGTATCGGGCGTTGGAGCACCTGGAAGCAGGGGGGCTGGTTGAGGCGGTACGACAGGAAGAAGGCGATGCCGGGCCGCCCCGAACCCTTTTTGCGGCCACCTCCAGCGGTCAGACATCGGCGCTCCGGTGGCTGCATACCCCTGTGACCCAATTGCGCTACGGACGCTCCGATCTGCGGCTCAAAATTGCTTTTTTGATGCGCCTGGGATACGACCTGACGCCTCTGCTCGAGGCCCAAAAGGGGGTTTTTTCAGAGATTCTCGATAACCTGCAACCCCAGCGAGCCGAGGGAATTCACCTGGTGTCGGTTTTATGGCGTATGGAGATGGCCAAAGCTGGCCTGCGATTTATTGAGCAGCTTCAGGCCCGGAATGTGGCCTTGTCCAAATAA
- the modA gene encoding molybdate ABC transporter substrate-binding protein, giving the protein MIRFLSLCLLLMGLGLAQSNTIRVVAAADLQYALAEIAQEFERRNPGTRVEITFGSTGKLYTQLMQGLPADIYFSADEVFPALLEQAGRTVPGTVKLYAVGRMVIWASNSLVQQGLDPRKLGPRILLDPRITKVAIANPVHAPYGRAGVTLLERFGMLRQTRSAKWEDMTAGIPAYYDVAALRRGKPGFEFVYGENISQTAQLALTSTNIGLIALSIARSETMERAGVFWLSPLSSHMRLNQTYVILRGQDRPPVRRFYDYIATPEAHRVLRKYGFLLPGEKLE; this is encoded by the coding sequence GTGATTCGTTTTCTGAGTCTGTGCTTGCTGCTAATGGGGCTGGGTCTGGCCCAGAGCAACACCATCCGGGTGGTGGCTGCGGCAGATTTGCAATACGCCCTGGCTGAAATTGCCCAGGAGTTTGAGCGTCGGAACCCAGGGACCAGGGTTGAAATTACCTTTGGCTCCACGGGGAAGCTGTACACCCAGCTCATGCAGGGCTTGCCCGCAGATATCTATTTTTCCGCCGACGAGGTTTTTCCAGCACTGCTCGAACAGGCCGGGCGCACTGTGCCCGGAACTGTGAAACTCTATGCGGTGGGCCGGATGGTGATCTGGGCCTCCAACAGCCTGGTACAGCAAGGGCTTGACCCCCGCAAACTGGGGCCGCGGATTTTGCTTGACCCCAGAATTACCAAGGTTGCCATTGCAAACCCGGTTCATGCCCCCTATGGACGGGCGGGTGTGACGCTCTTGGAGCGCTTCGGGATGCTGCGCCAGACCCGCTCAGCTAAATGGGAGGACATGACCGCCGGCATCCCGGCCTACTACGACGTTGCGGCTCTGCGGCGGGGCAAGCCCGGTTTTGAGTTCGTGTACGGTGAGAATATCTCCCAGACAGCGCAACTGGCCCTCACCAGCACCAATATCGGTCTGATAGCTCTCTCCATTGCCAGAAGCGAAACCATGGAGCGGGCCGGGGTGTTCTGGCTCTCGCCTTTGAGCAGTCATATGCGTCTTAACCAGACCTACGTGATTTTGCGTGGGCAGGATCGCCCGCCGGTGCGGCGTTTCTACGACTACATCGCCACGCCTGAAGCCCACCGGGTGTTGCGCAAGTATGGGTTCTTACTACCGGGGGAGAAGCTGGAGTAA
- the modB gene encoding molybdate ABC transporter permease subunit, translated as MDDPVFWRTMRLTLEVSLVTTAILLLLGVPLGWVLAHKRFPGKRVLESVVLLPLTLPPTVLGFYLLLLLGQNGPIAQTFGFTWAFRFEGLVVGSVLFSLPFALNGYREAFRSLDLDLVQTARTLGAGWWRVWLEVILPITWPGILSGSILAFAHTLGEFGVVLMVGGSIPGKTQMVSIYIYDQVQALQFGRAAEASGVLLLVSFALVYLVRTLEDVWRSRMPSSTR; from the coding sequence ATGGACGACCCGGTTTTCTGGCGAACCATGCGCCTGACCCTCGAGGTCAGCCTGGTCACCACGGCAATTCTGCTTTTGCTGGGTGTGCCGCTGGGCTGGGTGCTGGCCCACAAGCGCTTCCCTGGCAAGCGGGTGCTGGAATCCGTTGTGCTACTGCCCCTTACCCTGCCTCCGACCGTGCTGGGGTTTTACCTGCTCCTGCTGCTGGGGCAGAACGGCCCTATTGCCCAGACCTTTGGCTTCACCTGGGCTTTTCGCTTCGAGGGGTTGGTGGTGGGGTCGGTTTTGTTTAGCCTGCCCTTTGCCCTCAACGGTTACCGGGAAGCCTTTCGCAGCCTGGATCTGGATCTGGTTCAGACCGCCCGTACCCTGGGGGCGGGGTGGTGGCGGGTCTGGCTCGAGGTGATTCTGCCCATCACCTGGCCGGGAATCTTGTCGGGCTCCATCCTGGCTTTTGCCCACACCCTGGGCGAGTTTGGGGTGGTTTTGATGGTGGGGGGCAGTATTCCCGGCAAAACCCAGATGGTCAGCATCTACATCTACGACCAGGTACAGGCCCTTCAGTTTGGCCGGGCAGCGGAGGCTTCGGGCGTTTTGTTGCTGGTTAGCTTTGCCCTTGTGTACCTAGTGCGAACCCTGGAGGATGTGTGGAGATCGCGTATGCCCTCGAGCACCCGGTAA